The Lysinibacillus irui sequence TGGTGCAGTATCTCCAGAGACAGTAAGCTTACAAAATAGTTATTTCGGTAATTATGTTCATGGTTTTTGGAACAGTATGTTTGGTAAAAAGGATGTAAAAATCCCTTCCGATGAAGGAACAGAATCGAATGTTAGCCCAATTTTCGATGAGAAGGGTGATATGTATTACTTCACAGATTTTACAAGTCCTAAAGAAGGCGTAGATTCCATGCTAGGGTATTCCTTAACAAATGCACGCACAGGAGAAGCCACATATTATACAGGGAATTTAGATTCAAGTTATATGGATTCACAAGGTAATTTACAAATTATTGAGAAGAAATTTATTGAGAAAAAATGGACTGGTGAAATGCCAGTGCTATATAACTTTTATGGGGAAGCAAGCTGGCTAACAGCGGTGCTGGATTCCAACGGCTTTTTACAAAACTATTTCATTGTGTCTGCTGCCAATCCTGAAATCTCCGTTTATGCTACTACTCCTAAGGAGGCACTAAAATTATATAAAACTGCATTAAGCCGTGGAGGAAATACAGTTGACGGTAGTTCAAATGCTGAGGAGAAGCAAGCTAGTGGGAAAGTATTACGTGTGTACAAGGAACGTTTAGGAGATTTTACGACAGTTTCTTTCTTATTAAACAATGGTGAAAATTATTTAGTCAGTGCTGAAACAGAACCTCTAGCCATTTATTTACAAGAAGGTGATGAGGTAATTATCACGTATGGTGATACAGGGGAACAGTTCTTACCAGTTCGATCCCTCATCATTAAAGGGTTACAATAAAAAAACAAAAGACGATCTTAGGATAACGAAGATCGTCTTTTGTTATGTCGATTGTTTTTGAATGGAGGTAAGCATTTTGCCTCTATGGTTCATAAAAAGTGTCCTTGCATGGTCATTTAAAGTAAAAATTTGTTGTACATAGTCTTGTAGCAATCTATCTTCATATTCAAAAGAATGATCATCTTCATTTTCTAAAATATAGGATAATAGAAGTGCATGTAAGACAGCCACCTCTAGATTTTGGGTATTTGTAATAAACTTCAAATTTAGAATAGAGGTGTGGGAAACAAATTGATTAACATAATCAATAGCATTTTTATACAGTGTCAAATTAACACGTGGCTCTAACCGCTTTCTTAGCTCGGTGCACGCATTATTTAATTCTTCTATTTTTAAAAATAAACCTCTTACACTTCTCTTATGCTGTTGTTCTAAGGTATGAGCAAGATGTTTATTGATATGAGACATTGTTAGTAAAACTCCTTTCTTCAATAGGGTTCATTTATTAATATGAATGGAATAGCTGGAAATGGGAAGAGTCTTTTCGTTTAATTTGAAGCAGTCTTTACTCTATATATCGAGACAAAATTACTAGATTTAATATAGAAAAGTGATGACATTATGAAAAAAATGGGGTTATTATCATACGATAGTAACCCCATTATGTTATTGAAAAAATCACTATTATAAAAAGAACGTTGGCAGGAGGGATTTTATTTCCGTTCCCCCAGCTTCAAACAATCATGCTGCATTTACTAGCAGTAGTAAACAAAATCAATAAGTCGTTATGATACTGAATATAAATATTAGGTCTCTTGGTAGTTCATAGTAAATTACACTGAGCGTAATCAGTTAATTACTTCCAATTAAATCCTTTTGTAGCTAAAAACTCTTTGATATGAGGACGACGTTGTTCGACTAAAAAATCAGCCATTTGTTTTGTCCAATTATCAATTTTTCTATTTGAGGATCGGTTATTATAATACATCTCCATTGTCTCATTATAAGCTGGTAAAAGCTCATCATACTTGTCTACATTGTATCCGTTTTCATGTAATACGGCAGACACAGGTAAGCGTGGTTTGACTTCATTGCGTCGTGCTGGTACGCCAATTGTTAGGCCGAATAAAGGAAAAACGTGATCAGGTAGATTAAATAATTCACTTATTTCGGAAGGATTGTTACGTACCCCTCCAATATAGCAAATTCCATACCCCATTGATTCTGCTGCGATCACAAAGTTCTGTGCAAACAACGATACATCAGCTACACCCACTAGAACATTTTCAGCAGAATCTGCAACTATGTCTACACCTTCTAGTTTTCCAGCCATTTGAAGACGCTTGAAGTCAACGCAAAAGACAAAAGCACCACCAGAAGTTTCATATTGACGAGGGTTACCAGAGAGTAATCCTAATTTCTCCTTTTTGTCTGCATCTGTTACCCATATTACACTATAGGCTTGGACAAAATGTGATGTGGCAGCCATTTGTGCTGTTGCAATTAAATCCTCGATGATTTCTCTTGAAATCGGATTGCCATCATAAATACGAACCGAGGAATGGTTGCGTAATAATTCTTTAACCATTTAAATATTCTCTCCTTTGTGTCTTATCTATATCATGAGCATAGCACGCTTTGTTGTCAAAATCGAATAAAGAGGGATTTGTAGTTATATTTAAATAGTTTGTAAATGTAAAACTTTATTTCTTTTTCTTAAATGCAGATGTGACTTTTGGCTCTGTGCCATTTACTAATCGTTTAATATTTTCAATGTGCAAAATAATCGCTATGCCAAATAGAAGGACAGCAATAACAGTAGGACCGATTCCAGGAATCCATAAATAAGTTGCTGTACAAAAAACGAGATAAAACTCAAGTACTCCAACAATTAAATAGTTTGTTGCGAAAGATAAAATGACAAATAGAATAAGTGCAAATAAACCTATTTTCCAATCAACAGCAAGTAAAATGCCAATAATGGAAGCAGTACCTTTTCCACCATTAAAGCCCATATAAAATGGGAAATTATGACCTAAAATAACCCCTGCAGCCATCATGTAAGTTAAAAGCCATATTTGTCCTTCGGTTAAATGTATAGCATCTGCTAAATAAATGTGTGCGCCGATAATGGCTACAACACCTTTACCAATATCGATGAGAGCTACTAAAACGCCATATTTCCAACCTAGGGAAAGTGTAGCATTGGATGCACCAGCATTACCATGGCCAGCTTTTTTTAAATCAACCCCAGATAAAAATTGTGCCACTTTAGAGCCGTGAATACAGCCAATTAAATATCCAACTAAGAGAAAAATAATCACGGCTTTTACCATAAAAATACTCCCTTCAAAATTTTTTCTAAAATAGTGTATGCGTTCATAGTACGTAAAAGAGCAGACAGAAGTTTCGGAAAAAATAAAATTTACATGTTGACAGAAAAAAACTCTATGTTTATACTGTGTAACAACGATGGAAATTGAATCTCATACTCTTATCAAGAGCGGCGGAGGGATAGGCCCTATGATGCCCGGCAACCAGTAAGTGATGAACTTACTAAGGTGCTAATTCCTACAGATTCTTACTTGGATCTGGCAGATAAGGGGAGGAAAACTTGCAACCGCAACCCTCTTCTTAGCTGAAGAGGGTTTTTGTTTTCTACAGAAAAATCCTCCTCATCTCCGGTGCCATCGTAAAAAAATAACCATTTGGAGGTACACAATGACAAATTTTAAACCAGAAACATTGTTGTTACATGGTGGTCAAGAACCAGACCCAGTGACAGGATCTCGAACTGTTCCCATCTATCGCTCAACGGCATTCGTTTTTAAAGACACTGCTCATGCGCAACGTCTTTTTGCCTTAGAAGAAGCAGGGAACATTTACACACGCATTACAAATCCAACTGTTGATGTTTTTGAAAAACGTGTGGCTTTATTGGAAGGTGGAACAGCAGCAGTAGCACTTTCATCTGGTGCAGCGGCTATCGCATTTTCCATTTTAAACCTAGCTGGAGCTGGTGATGAAATTGTAGCAGCTAGTTCTTTATATGGCGGTACTTATAATTTATTTGCTAACACACTACCAAACTACGGTATTAATACAATTTTTGTAGATGAAACAAACCCAGACAATTTTAAGGCTGCAATTACCGATAAAACAAAAGCTATTTTTGCTGAAGTTTATGGTAATCCAAGCTTAAAGGTTTTAGATATTGAAGCGGTAGCTAAAATTGCACATGAGAATGGCTTACCATTAATTATTGATAGTACGTTTGCTTCTCCGTATGGCTCAACACCTATTGAATATGGTGCAGATGTTGTTGTTCATTCAGCCACTAAATGGATAGGTGGTCATGGTACAACTTTAGGTGGAGTAGTGGTAGATGCTGGTAAGTTTGATTGGACTAGCGGACGTTTTCCTGGTTTTACTGAGCCAGATGCTTCTTACCATGGCTTACGCTACGGCATTGATACGGCTTCAGCAGCTTTTGCTACGAAGCTACGCGTACAGCTATTACGTGATTTTGGTCCAACATTGAGCGCAGACGCAGCCTTTAATTTGTTACAAGGTTTAGAAACGCTTCATTTGCGTATCCCTAAACACAATGAAAATGCATTGGCAGTGGCTGAATATTTACAGAACCACCCATCTGTGGAGTATGTAAATTATAATGGCTTAGAAGATTTCCCAACACATGATTTAGCGAAAAAATATTTAAGAAATGGCTTCGGTTCAGTGCTCACATTTGGCATTAAAGGTGGACGTGAAGCCGGACGAAAGCTTATTGATAGCGTGAAGTTATTTTCACATGTAGCAAATGTAGGAGATGCCAAGTCATTAATTATTCATCCTGCCTCAACTACACATCAACAGCTCTCAGCAGATGAATTAGTTCAAGCTGGAGTAACCGAATCGCTTATTCGCTTATCCATCGGTTTAGAGGCAGTAGAGGACATTATTGCAGATCTAGAACAAGCGATTACGCAGGCAACAGCAACTGAACAAACAGTAAAAGCTTAAGTAAAAACATAAGGGAGAATGTTGTAGCGTTTACGTATTTTCTCATTCGATTTGCCTCATTTGGTAATACTTCTAACGTTACTACATCAGTCGAGTAAAGTCTCTGTTGATTATCAGAACCTTTTGAAAAATAATACCAAGTATTTTTATATGTATTATTGACTTAGTTAAATCCTTGTTATATACTAGGGAATAAGTTAAGGGTACGAAATTCTTGTTATAAAGGTAATGTTTTCATAAGTGCTCCCCCACTTTTGAATAGATGTGGGAGAGTAGTTACTTAGCCAGTAACTGCTCTTCCCAAAAACTGATGATAAAGGAGTGTTTGAAATGGGTAATATCTATAGTGCACAAAACATTGCATCCTATCTAATTTATGAGCTAAATGAAGGGCATGTTTTTGTCAATAATTCATCCATCCAACACCTCCTTGCATCGGTTGAAAGAAAATGGCAGCAAGTCTTTGGTCATACAGCATTTCAAGAGCATGTTGTTGCTGAAGAGGAGAGCTATACGATAAAGGAAGTTTTCGAAGCATATAAACATTACGGTGTAAGCCATATTCCACTTCCTGCGACAGAGTTTTACTTAAAGTATGGTACTTTTCAATTAGTGGAACGAACATATGCAGTCCCAAATTTTAAAGAAGAAGAAATTAGTCTTGTTCAACAAGTTTTAACACAATATCGATATCAGTTGCTTTCAAAAGCAAGTTGAACCCCCTCATATATAAGCTCATTCTCTACTGCTACAGGGAATGAGTTTTTTCTTTAGAGGTCCTTAAAATAATAACAAGATTATAGGTGTCCAAGCATACATATATAATAGAAGAAAGACATTCATCTATTTAAATGTAAAGAGTCAATTTTTGTTCAAATCTTATGGATTAATCGAAAAAACGTATAATAAGGGGAATGAAACCGATTTCTTTTGCACGTCTAGAGAAAACAAATGTCCTTCCTAGAAAGATTTTTCTTGTGAAAAGTATGTATTTGCGATACAATTTTCTTTAAGTTAAATTTTGAATTGTTTGAATTTGTGTGTGTTGCTACACGTACTGAAATAGCAAAACTCATACGAAGAAGAGTTGACTAAAGCCTGCGGTGGGTGTCAAATGATCATGACACAACCCCATGGAGAAATTAGCTTTGATGAAACTGCGGAATGTAAGTTGGAGGGAATAACAAGAATGGCAACTATAAAGGCAGCGATTTTAGGATTTGGAACGGTAGGTCAGGGCATCTATCATATATTAAATGAAAAGCGAGAAGAGCTAAAAAATAAATTAGGTATTGAATTAGAAGTTGCGAAGATTTTAGTGACAGATGCTAGTCGTGAACGTGTGCCAGGAACAGCACATTTGATGACAACGAGCATAGATGATGTCTTAGCAGAACCAGGTATGCAGGTTGTGTTTGAAGCAATTGTAAATGAAGAGCCTGCATTCAGTTATTTAAAGCGAGCAGTTGAGCATAAATGCCATGTTATTACAGCCAACAAAGTGATGTTTGCTAAACGAGGTTTAGAGTTACAGGATCTTGCAAAGGCAAATGGTGTTTTTGTAGGCTATGAGGCAACTACTGCTGGTGGCGTACCTGTTATTAAAACAATGAAAAATATTTTACTTGTTAATGACGTAAGTCGTATACAAGGAGTCTTAAATGGCACATGTAATTATATTTTAACAAAAATGCGTGCACAGGGCTGGTCTTTCGAAACAGCTTTAAAAGAGGCACAGAGCTTAGGGTATGCTGAGGCAGATCCATATAATGATGTTTCTGGTCAGGATGCCTTTAAAAAATTAATGATTTTAAGTGCTTTGGCTTTTGGAGAACAGCCAGATTGGGCTGATGTAGAGGTCATTGGAATAGATAGTATCTCGGCTGAACAAGTACGTGAAGCGTGTGAAAATGGTTTGCGTTACCGCCATGTAGCTGAAGTGGAGAAACTGGCTGACGGTAAAATTATCGCTAAAGTTGGTCCACAACTTGTTGATAAAGAACATCCACTCTATCCAGTCGATGATGTGTTCAACGCAGTGGCATTAGAGA is a genomic window containing:
- the chrR gene encoding class II chromate reductase ChrR (The defining protein previously, in error, was in a different rule for naming class I chromate reductases.), with translation MVKELLRNHSSVRIYDGNPISREIIEDLIATAQMAATSHFVQAYSVIWVTDADKKEKLGLLSGNPRQYETSGGAFVFCVDFKRLQMAGKLEGVDIVADSAENVLVGVADVSLFAQNFVIAAESMGYGICYIGGVRNNPSEISELFNLPDHVFPLFGLTIGVPARRNEVKPRLPVSAVLHENGYNVDKYDELLPAYNETMEMYYNNRSSNRKIDNWTKQMADFLVEQRRPHIKEFLATKGFNWK
- a CDS encoding glycerol-3-phosphate acyltransferase, giving the protein MVKAVIIFLLVGYLIGCIHGSKVAQFLSGVDLKKAGHGNAGASNATLSLGWKYGVLVALIDIGKGVVAIIGAHIYLADAIHLTEGQIWLLTYMMAAGVILGHNFPFYMGFNGGKGTASIIGILLAVDWKIGLFALILFVILSFATNYLIVGVLEFYLVFCTATYLWIPGIGPTVIAVLLFGIAIILHIENIKRLVNGTEPKVTSAFKKKK
- a CDS encoding O-acetylhomoserine aminocarboxypropyltransferase/cysteine synthase family protein encodes the protein MTNFKPETLLLHGGQEPDPVTGSRTVPIYRSTAFVFKDTAHAQRLFALEEAGNIYTRITNPTVDVFEKRVALLEGGTAAVALSSGAAAIAFSILNLAGAGDEIVAASSLYGGTYNLFANTLPNYGINTIFVDETNPDNFKAAITDKTKAIFAEVYGNPSLKVLDIEAVAKIAHENGLPLIIDSTFASPYGSTPIEYGADVVVHSATKWIGGHGTTLGGVVVDAGKFDWTSGRFPGFTEPDASYHGLRYGIDTASAAFATKLRVQLLRDFGPTLSADAAFNLLQGLETLHLRIPKHNENALAVAEYLQNHPSVEYVNYNGLEDFPTHDLAKKYLRNGFGSVLTFGIKGGREAGRKLIDSVKLFSHVANVGDAKSLIIHPASTTHQQLSADELVQAGVTESLIRLSIGLEAVEDIIADLEQAITQATATEQTVKA
- a CDS encoding homoserine dehydrogenase; translation: MATIKAAILGFGTVGQGIYHILNEKREELKNKLGIELEVAKILVTDASRERVPGTAHLMTTSIDDVLAEPGMQVVFEAIVNEEPAFSYLKRAVEHKCHVITANKVMFAKRGLELQDLAKANGVFVGYEATTAGGVPVIKTMKNILLVNDVSRIQGVLNGTCNYILTKMRAQGWSFETALKEAQSLGYAEADPYNDVSGQDAFKKLMILSALAFGEQPDWADVEVIGIDSISAEQVREACENGLRYRHVAEVEKLADGKIIAKVGPQLVDKEHPLYPVDDVFNAVALETNYIGTLTLVGPGAGMYPTASVMVEDYAEIIGKRAGFVVTI